In Meiothermus ruber DSM 1279, the following proteins share a genomic window:
- the dnaA gene encoding chromosomal replication initiator protein DnaA, producing MTQNTVWQNVLEYVRQSITEVEYHTWFEKIQPLGVVNGSLELGVPTSFFKGWIEDHYAELLTEALARLGAQAPRFELKVIPGKPVQEDIFSASTPNKPQEARARLNPKYIFENFVVGQNNNLAHAAAVAVAESPGNAYNPLFIYGGVGLGKTHLMHAVGHSVAQRFPDKKIEYVSTETFTNELINAIREDRMSEFRDRYRSVDLLLVDDIQFIAGKERTQEEFFHTFNALYEARKQIILSSDRPPKDILTLEARLRSRFEWGLITDIQPPDLETRVAILKMNSEYRNMRVPEEVLEYIARQITSNIRELEGALMRVIAYASLNGVQLSKAVAIKALSDVFAATESGLAPEEILKAVAEHYNLRPEEIRGAGRRKEVVIPRQIAMYLIREMTHASLPEIGQFFDGRDHTTVLYAIQKIQESLDTEPNLQQTLKSIRERLR from the coding sequence TGGTTCGAGAAGATTCAGCCGCTGGGGGTGGTCAACGGCTCACTCGAGCTAGGGGTACCCACCAGCTTCTTCAAAGGCTGGATTGAGGACCACTATGCCGAGCTGCTCACCGAAGCACTGGCCCGTCTGGGGGCCCAGGCACCTCGCTTCGAGCTCAAGGTAATTCCAGGAAAGCCTGTTCAGGAGGATATTTTTTCTGCATCCACCCCCAACAAACCCCAAGAGGCGCGCGCCCGGCTCAATCCCAAGTACATCTTCGAGAATTTTGTGGTGGGGCAGAACAACAACCTTGCCCACGCGGCGGCAGTCGCGGTCGCCGAGTCTCCCGGTAACGCGTACAATCCGCTATTCATCTATGGTGGCGTAGGCCTCGGCAAAACCCACCTGATGCACGCGGTGGGGCACTCGGTAGCCCAGCGTTTCCCTGATAAAAAAATCGAGTATGTCTCCACCGAGACCTTTACCAACGAGCTTATCAATGCCATCCGCGAGGACCGCATGAGCGAGTTCCGCGACCGCTACCGCTCGGTGGATCTGCTGCTGGTAGACGATATTCAGTTTATCGCCGGCAAGGAGCGCACCCAGGAGGAGTTTTTCCATACCTTCAACGCTCTTTATGAGGCCCGGAAGCAGATTATTCTGTCGTCAGACCGGCCCCCTAAAGATATCCTGACCCTCGAGGCCCGCCTGCGCAGCCGCTTCGAGTGGGGATTGATTACCGATATCCAGCCCCCCGACCTCGAGACCCGGGTAGCCATCCTCAAGATGAACTCCGAGTATCGCAATATGCGCGTTCCTGAGGAGGTACTGGAGTACATCGCCAGGCAAATTACCTCCAACATCCGCGAGCTCGAGGGCGCCCTGATGCGGGTGATCGCCTACGCCTCACTCAACGGCGTACAGCTCAGCAAAGCAGTAGCCATCAAGGCTCTGTCCGATGTGTTTGCAGCCACTGAGAGTGGCCTGGCTCCAGAAGAAATCCTCAAAGCTGTGGCCGAGCATTACAACCTCAGGCCGGAGGAGATACGCGGTGCAGGCCGACGTAAAGAGGTCGTGATTCCTCGTCAAATTGCCATGTACCTGATCCGCGAAATGACCCATGCCTCGCTACCGGAAATTGGGCAGTTCTTCGATGGGCGCGACCATACCACAGTGCTGTACGCCATCCAAAAGATTCAGGAGAGCCTGGATACCGAGCCTAACCTCCAACAAACCCTCAAAAGCATTCGTGAGCGCTTGCGTTAG